From the genome of Chitinispirillales bacterium ANBcel5, one region includes:
- a CDS encoding 4Fe-4S binding protein, producing the protein MKNHYLNYLLIHKKLLLSSIVIVTLLAAWRYPLIGYTVPVVMITGIVVSVYKGRYVCGNLCPRGAFYTVYLSKLSKNKPIPPLLKNPVFRWSAFGLMMGFFAVRVIQSGGNWYSLGILFWTMCAVTTGIGIGTGILFKPRTWCAFCPMGTLQNAIGGHKEPLKVSQSCVNCKLCEKKCPLELPIAKYREQGVSLERDCLKCNVCVATCPKKALSFDKKLHKNKEEPVMVS; encoded by the coding sequence ATGAAAAATCACTACCTCAATTACCTGCTTATACACAAAAAACTACTGCTTTCATCAATTGTAATCGTAACACTGCTCGCAGCATGGAGATACCCCCTCATTGGCTACACCGTGCCGGTAGTGATGATCACAGGAATAGTGGTCAGTGTGTACAAAGGGCGCTATGTCTGTGGCAATCTCTGCCCGCGGGGCGCGTTTTATACTGTATATCTCTCAAAACTCAGCAAAAACAAACCAATACCCCCGCTACTAAAAAACCCGGTGTTCAGATGGTCGGCTTTTGGGCTCATGATGGGCTTTTTTGCTGTCAGGGTTATTCAAAGCGGAGGAAACTGGTACAGTTTAGGGATACTGTTCTGGACAATGTGCGCGGTCACCACCGGAATAGGAATTGGCACCGGCATCCTCTTTAAACCACGCACCTGGTGTGCGTTCTGTCCCATGGGTACACTTCAGAACGCTATCGGCGGCCACAAGGAACCCCTCAAAGTGAGCCAAAGTTGTGTGAACTGTAAGCTGTGCGAAAAAAAGTGTCCCCTTGAGCTGCCCATAGCCAAATACAGGGAGCAGGGCGTATCATTGGAAAGGGACTGTCTCAAATGCAATGTATGCGTAGCAACCTGTCCTAAAAAAGCTCTCTCGTTTGATAAAAAATTGCATAAAAATAAAGAAGAACCAGTTATGGTATCCTGA
- a CDS encoding class I SAM-dependent methyltransferase, translating into MCSKQNSSHNHRNKRKTTSLCPLCRAEAVLFYSSKKRSFYRCTECRGIFCGREFLPDNDEEYKRYCYHNNDVLDPHYQSFVSPITNSIVADFSSDHTGLDFGAGPGPVITKILKDQGYCVEAYDPYFSNYPRMLQTKYDYIACCEVIEHFYNPEKDFTLLKNLLKPQSKLYCMTELYTDDVDFKNWHYITDTTHVFFYCKETIALIKEKFEFSDVRIQERLIVFSI; encoded by the coding sequence ATGTGTAGTAAACAAAACTCATCTCACAACCATAGAAACAAACGTAAAACTACCAGCCTCTGCCCACTATGCCGTGCTGAAGCAGTGCTCTTTTACAGCAGTAAGAAGCGTTCATTTTATCGCTGCACAGAGTGTCGTGGCATATTTTGTGGCAGAGAATTTCTGCCCGACAACGATGAGGAGTATAAACGGTATTGCTATCACAATAATGATGTCCTCGATCCTCACTACCAAAGCTTTGTATCACCGATAACCAATTCCATAGTGGCTGATTTCTCTTCTGATCATACGGGACTCGATTTTGGCGCAGGCCCCGGCCCCGTTATCACAAAGATTTTAAAAGATCAGGGGTATTGCGTTGAAGCCTATGACCCTTACTTTTCTAATTACCCCCGGATGCTCCAAACCAAATATGATTACATAGCATGCTGTGAAGTAATAGAACATTTTTACAATCCGGAAAAAGATTTTACTCTTCTGAAAAATCTTCTTAAGCCACAGTCAAAACTGTACTGTATGACTGAGTTATATACTGATGATGTTGATTTTAAAAACTGGCACTATATTACCGATACTACTCATGTGTTTTTTTACTGTAAAGAAACCATCGCGCTGATAAAAGAGAAATTTGAGTTTAGTGATGTGCGGATACAGGAGCGGCTCATAGTTTTTTCAATCTAA
- a CDS encoding AAA family ATPase, producing the protein MNRLETEERIHLEKVQDILNKNLEKIDGNLSAHVQDIHDNKEYLWESRDEMDGAEKASVRQSIAVSVLTGESMAEKRERIAKLIETPYFGRIDFLEDGKRDTENIYIGVHSFYDEANHVTLIHDWRAPVSSMFYDFELGRAFYEAPQATISGTIDLKRQYRIRESKLEFMLESSLNIHDDVLQKELSSTSDEKMKNIVATIQRDQNQIIRNDTSRVLIIQGVAGSGKTSIALHRIAFLLYKHKETITSRNILIVSPNKVFADYISNVLPELGEEKILEVDCEKIASDQLGSKIKFQTFFEQVTELIDSTDSKFIQRIQYKSSFDFLSKLRSFFSYMESDLFSPQDVQIGAITIPAEMIREKFKSLQATPISKRFTPMAREIAKRISFTHKTNLKAADVNKLRTSIKKMFKTHTLISLYKEFYTWLGSPEMFKTRKGRVLEYSDVFPLTLLKIKFEGTTSFDYVKHLVVDEMQDYTPVQYAVLEELFRCRKTILGDANQSVNPYSSTTCNDIAKVFSKADIMKLCKSYRSSFEIATFAQKISQNEELEIIERHGEEPTVTKVKDDAEQIAEIKKLIKDFSASNLKSLGLICKSQHQAGKIYDSIKDEPETITILDAESSTFSNGVIITTAHMAKGLEFDQVIIPFSCSKNYHNEMDKSMLYISCTRAMHKLNLIHTGNKSPFLEMEHN; encoded by the coding sequence ATGAACAGACTTGAGACTGAAGAGAGAATTCATCTTGAAAAGGTTCAGGACATCTTAAATAAGAACCTCGAAAAAATAGATGGCAATCTTTCTGCTCATGTGCAGGATATTCATGACAACAAGGAATATTTGTGGGAGAGCAGAGACGAGATGGATGGGGCAGAGAAGGCATCTGTGCGGCAATCTATCGCGGTCTCGGTTCTTACTGGTGAATCGATGGCAGAGAAGCGCGAAAGAATCGCCAAACTCATTGAGACCCCCTACTTTGGTAGAATCGACTTTTTAGAGGATGGTAAGCGCGACACGGAAAATATCTATATTGGCGTTCATTCTTTTTACGATGAAGCAAATCATGTAACTCTTATTCATGACTGGCGTGCTCCGGTTTCAAGCATGTTCTATGATTTTGAACTTGGCAGAGCATTTTACGAAGCTCCGCAAGCCACCATTTCGGGTACAATTGACCTGAAGAGGCAATACAGAATAAGAGAATCCAAACTGGAGTTTATGCTTGAGAGCTCTTTAAACATTCACGACGATGTCCTGCAAAAAGAACTGAGCAGCACATCTGATGAAAAGATGAAAAATATCGTAGCGACGATACAAAGAGATCAAAACCAGATCATCAGAAATGACACATCACGAGTTTTAATCATTCAGGGAGTTGCCGGTTCGGGAAAAACCTCCATCGCGCTCCATAGAATTGCTTTTCTGCTTTATAAGCACAAAGAGACAATTACATCCAGAAACATTTTAATTGTTTCACCCAACAAAGTTTTTGCTGATTATATCTCAAATGTACTACCGGAGCTTGGTGAAGAGAAAATCCTTGAAGTTGATTGCGAAAAGATCGCTTCCGATCAGCTTGGAAGTAAGATAAAGTTTCAAACCTTTTTTGAACAGGTTACAGAACTAATCGACAGTACCGATTCTAAGTTTATCCAAAGAATTCAGTACAAGTCCAGTTTCGACTTTTTAAGTAAGCTCAGGAGTTTTTTCAGTTACATGGAGAGCGACCTATTCTCTCCTCAGGATGTACAGATCGGCGCGATTACTATTCCCGCAGAGATGATTCGTGAGAAATTTAAATCCCTTCAGGCGACACCGATCTCCAAACGTTTTACACCAATGGCCAGAGAGATCGCGAAGAGAATCTCTTTTACTCACAAAACAAACCTGAAAGCAGCAGACGTAAATAAACTCAGAACATCCATAAAAAAAATGTTCAAAACTCATACCCTCATAAGTCTGTATAAGGAGTTTTATACCTGGCTTGGCAGCCCCGAAATGTTCAAAACAAGAAAGGGAAGAGTTTTGGAGTACAGCGATGTGTTCCCCCTAACGTTATTGAAAATAAAGTTTGAGGGAACAACCAGTTTCGACTATGTAAAACACCTTGTCGTTGATGAAATGCAGGACTATACACCCGTTCAGTACGCTGTACTGGAAGAGTTGTTCAGGTGCAGAAAAACCATACTCGGAGACGCGAACCAGTCGGTAAATCCATACAGCTCAACTACCTGCAATGATATAGCGAAAGTTTTTTCTAAAGCCGACATCATGAAACTGTGTAAAAGTTACCGTTCCAGCTTTGAGATTGCCACTTTTGCTCAAAAGATATCCCAAAATGAGGAACTTGAAATTATCGAACGCCATGGAGAAGAACCAACGGTAACCAAGGTAAAAGATGATGCTGAACAGATTGCTGAAATTAAGAAACTGATAAAAGATTTCTCCGCCTCAAACTTGAAATCTTTGGGATTGATTTGTAAAAGTCAGCATCAGGCAGGTAAAATTTACGATTCAATAAAAGATGAGCCGGAAACGATAACTATCCTGGACGCGGAGAGCAGTACATTCTCTAATGGTGTTATAATTACCACCGCACACATGGCCAAAGGTCTTGAGTTTGATCAGGTAATAATTCCTTTTTCATGCTCAAAAAATTATCATAACGAAATGGATAAAAGTATGCTCTATATTTCCTGTACAAGAGCGATGCATAAATTAAACCTCATTCACACCGGAAACAAATCACCATTTTTAGAAATGGAACATAACTAA
- a CDS encoding TraR/DksA C4-type zinc finger protein, whose amino-acid sequence MIDTEKFKKLLLEKERELLSYQKMSAESEKPVSLDDPIGRITRIDALQRQHQALHAKERTERTLTAIREALLRIEAQTYGICVKCEKEINPERLEFLPETTVCTQCMRAMSR is encoded by the coding sequence ATGATTGATACCGAAAAATTTAAAAAGCTGTTACTGGAAAAGGAGCGGGAACTCCTCTCATATCAAAAAATGAGTGCCGAATCGGAGAAACCTGTTTCTCTCGATGATCCGATAGGGCGTATCACAAGAATCGATGCTCTTCAGCGCCAGCACCAGGCTCTGCACGCTAAGGAACGTACTGAAAGAACACTTACCGCGATTCGAGAAGCTCTTTTACGCATTGAAGCGCAAACCTATGGAATTTGCGTAAAGTGTGAAAAAGAGATAAACCCCGAAAGACTTGAGTTCTTACCAGAGACCACGGTGTGTACCCAATGTATGCGTGCTATGAGCAGATAA
- a CDS encoding helix-turn-helix domain-containing protein, with protein MSVNDNPRQSLAFEFLQNTGENLFLTGRAGTGKTTFLHYLKRNSPKRMVVLAPTGVAALNAGGVTIHSFFQLPFGPQLPGSKTTETSKKYHRFNREKLNIIKSLDLVVIDEISMVRADLLDGIDEVLRRLRDRSKPFGGVQLLMIGDLQQLAPVVKDDEWELLKDHYHTPFFFGSKALQESTYVTIELQKVYRQSDQTFINLLNNVRHGQSDPQTLEQLNKRYLPDFSNDKEGGIILTTHNYQAQKINTQKMESLKTAAYSFKATIEGDFPEFSYPTEFDLTLKTGAQVMFVKNDSSPNKRYFNGRIGTVQDILKGTVYVRCPGDVTDIEVTPEIWHNMKYSLNNKGDIDETIKGTFTQYPLKAAWAITIHKSQGLTFNKVIIDAGAAFAHGQVYVALSRCKTLEGLVLTTPLSSKVLISSSSVSKFNSNVLNNPPDTAELQRAKIKYQRTLLFELFDFRDLKRKLNYCLKIIKDHQQSIQAVTIELIEQIAAQAESEIITVANKFMPQISAYLSQEADTQLNSALQQRVKKASLYFSEKIEHCFEQLPATNTLDIDNREVLKSVSNLLTQIHKEVEKKGACFKACSEGFVVSTFLQARAKSEIEKPGKKSSSGSIRKDQINSSHPELYLRLKEWRDKRAESADLPHYMILPYKTISEISSRMPSSLNELKKIKGVGAAKLKNFGEELLKVIDLYADEHNIPYEKRDEPFVDETKKPLKRDTKQISFDLFKTGKTIEQIASQRGLTHSTIEGHLAHFISTGELGVESVIASEDVAKISEFFLSQNSRQLNPAREHFGQKYSYGALRMVVAHLQNTREDVFS; from the coding sequence ATGTCTGTAAATGACAATCCCCGGCAAAGCCTTGCTTTTGAGTTTCTTCAAAACACCGGAGAAAACCTATTTCTGACCGGCAGGGCCGGAACCGGAAAGACAACATTTCTACACTACTTAAAAAGAAACTCACCGAAACGAATGGTTGTCCTTGCCCCAACCGGGGTTGCTGCGTTAAATGCCGGCGGGGTAACGATTCACTCCTTTTTTCAGCTCCCCTTTGGCCCTCAGCTTCCGGGCAGCAAAACGACAGAAACGTCAAAGAAGTATCATCGTTTTAACCGTGAGAAACTTAACATTATAAAAAGTCTTGATCTGGTGGTGATTGATGAGATCAGTATGGTGCGAGCGGATCTTCTGGACGGTATCGATGAAGTGCTTAGAAGATTGCGCGACAGATCAAAACCGTTTGGGGGCGTGCAGCTTCTAATGATCGGTGATCTTCAGCAACTTGCTCCGGTTGTTAAGGATGATGAATGGGAGCTGCTTAAAGATCATTACCATACCCCGTTTTTCTTTGGAAGCAAAGCGCTTCAGGAATCAACGTATGTGACCATCGAGCTTCAAAAAGTGTACCGACAGAGTGATCAGACATTTATAAATCTCTTAAACAATGTCCGTCATGGCCAAAGCGATCCTCAAACCCTCGAACAGCTCAACAAAAGATACCTGCCTGATTTCAGTAATGATAAAGAGGGAGGAATAATTCTCACCACCCATAACTATCAGGCACAAAAAATAAACACCCAAAAGATGGAGAGTCTAAAAACCGCAGCCTACAGTTTTAAAGCCACAATAGAGGGAGATTTTCCGGAATTTTCCTACCCTACAGAGTTTGATCTCACGCTTAAAACGGGTGCCCAGGTGATGTTTGTAAAAAACGATTCATCACCTAACAAACGATATTTCAACGGCCGTATCGGTACTGTTCAGGATATACTCAAGGGTACTGTGTATGTCAGGTGCCCGGGTGATGTCACGGATATCGAGGTTACCCCCGAAATCTGGCACAATATGAAATACAGCCTCAATAACAAGGGTGACATCGATGAAACCATCAAGGGCACATTCACCCAGTATCCGCTGAAAGCCGCGTGGGCTATCACGATACACAAGAGTCAGGGTCTTACATTTAATAAAGTTATAATTGACGCGGGAGCGGCATTTGCCCATGGACAGGTATATGTAGCACTAAGTCGCTGTAAAACATTGGAGGGACTTGTGCTCACCACTCCCCTCTCTTCAAAGGTACTTATAAGCAGTAGCTCAGTGAGTAAATTCAACAGTAACGTTCTTAACAATCCGCCCGATACAGCTGAGCTTCAAAGAGCGAAAATTAAGTATCAGCGAACACTGTTGTTTGAACTGTTTGATTTCAGGGATTTAAAACGTAAATTAAACTACTGCCTTAAAATCATTAAGGATCACCAGCAGAGTATACAGGCAGTAACAATAGAACTCATTGAACAGATCGCGGCACAGGCAGAAAGTGAAATCATAACTGTAGCGAACAAATTTATGCCACAAATTTCAGCCTACCTTTCACAAGAAGCCGATACACAACTCAATTCGGCGCTACAGCAGAGAGTAAAAAAGGCTAGTTTATACTTTTCGGAAAAAATAGAACACTGTTTCGAACAGTTACCTGCCACCAATACGCTTGATATCGATAACAGAGAAGTTTTAAAATCGGTTTCCAATCTACTTACACAAATCCATAAAGAGGTTGAAAAGAAAGGGGCTTGTTTTAAAGCCTGCAGTGAAGGGTTTGTTGTAAGCACATTTCTTCAGGCCAGAGCTAAATCAGAGATTGAGAAACCGGGGAAAAAAAGTTCTTCAGGATCGATACGTAAAGACCAAATCAATTCTTCACACCCGGAGCTTTACCTGAGGTTAAAAGAGTGGCGTGACAAAAGAGCTGAATCAGCAGACCTGCCCCACTATATGATTTTACCCTACAAGACCATCTCAGAGATCAGTAGCCGTATGCCTTCATCATTAAACGAGCTAAAGAAAATAAAAGGCGTAGGGGCCGCGAAACTTAAAAACTTTGGAGAGGAACTACTTAAGGTAATCGATCTTTATGCGGACGAACACAATATCCCCTACGAAAAACGCGATGAACCATTTGTGGATGAAACTAAAAAGCCTTTAAAACGGGATACAAAACAGATCAGTTTCGACCTGTTTAAAACAGGTAAAACAATTGAGCAAATCGCCTCTCAGCGGGGTCTTACACATTCCACCATCGAAGGCCATCTTGCCCATTTCATTAGTACCGGGGAGCTTGGTGTGGAAAGTGTCATTGCCAGTGAAGACGTAGCGAAGATCTCGGAGTTTTTTCTCTCACAAAACAGCAGACAACTTAATCCCGCCAGGGAGCATTTTGGTCAAAAGTACTCCTATGGAGCGTTGCGCATGGTAGTAGCCCATCTTCAAAACACCAGAGAGGATGTTTTTTCCTAA